The Pantoea trifolii nucleotide sequence ACCAAGACCGGTCTTGATGACAAATAACAAAATAGCTCAATAATCAGAAAACTTTACATTAATTGCAGATTGGAAAGATTAATTAAATTACACTCTGTGCGTGTTAATGGAGGACTATGATGACACAGCAAAAATACAATGAAGGGGTAATTGATTCGGTAACCGAATGGATTGTGGCTAATCTGGATCAACGTTTAAGCATCGATGATATCGCACTAAAGTCCGGCTATTCTAAATGGTATTTGCAGAAACTCTTCGCCCGCTATCACAATGAAACGCTGGCACGCTACATCCGCAAAAAGAAACTGGTTCAATGTATCAATGACTTAAAAGCCAGCAACGTGCCAATTATCAGTCTGGCGGTTAAATACCATTTCGAAAGTCAGCAATCCTTTACCCGGTCGTTTAAGCATGTATTAGGCTGCACACCGCTGTATTGCCGCAAGCGCCAGCTCGATGATGAAACCAAACAAGCAATGCGTGAAAGCAACGATCCCTGCATGCTGTGTCGTCAAGCGGGTTTTGATGCCACAGAACGTGCTAAAGATATTGTTACGCCGCTAGCGCGCAACGATAGATTTCCACCCCGAATCGGTTGTGTGATGCGTTGATAAATAACCGATCTTTTATTAACGCCTTTTGACATCAACAGACTTATTCATTTCAATTAAATGCTCTATTTCACCAATGAAAAACGGATGGCGCACCATCCGTTTATTCATTTAGTAATTCGATTTATTTGGCGCGATTACACGCTTTTTAAAATGCGCGAGCCGATTATCCAGCGCATCGGTATACAGCATGGTATCCACACCAACGGCAACAAAGTTTGCTCCCCAACTGATGGCGCGTTCTGCCATTTCAAGATTCACCGCCAGAAAACCGGCCGCTTTTCCCGCGCTGCGGATGCGTTTAATACTGTGCTCAATCACCTTCTGCACTTCAGGATGCGCTGCATTATCGGGATAACCTAATGAGGCGGATAAATCTGCCGGGCCAATAAATATCCCGTCAACGCCTTCGACTTCCAGTAACGCATCCAGATTATCAATCGCCGTTTTGCTTTCGGCCTGAATCAACAGGCACAACTCTTCATTGGCGCGTGCCATATAATTTTCCACGCGCCCCCAGCGTGCCGCCCGCGCCACGCCAGCGCCGACGCCGCGCGTACCGTAAGGCGGATAACGCGTCGCCTGCACCAGCGCTTTTGCCTGCTCGGCGCTATCGATCATCGGTACCAACAAG carries:
- the yfaU gene encoding 2-keto-3-deoxy-L-rhamnonate aldolase; its protein translation is MQDPLKNPFKAGLAQGETQIGLWLSSTSSYLAEIAATSGYDWLLIDGEHAPNTVQDLYHQLQAVAPYRSQPVIRPIEFQTALIKQVLDIGARTLLVPMIDSAEQAKALVQATRYPPYGTRGVGAGVARAARWGRVENYMARANEELCLLIQAESKTAIDNLDALLEVEGVDGIFIGPADLSASLGYPDNAAHPEVQKVIEHSIKRIRSAGKAAGFLAVNLEMAERAISWGANFVAVGVDTMLYTDALDNRLAHFKKRVIAPNKSNY
- a CDS encoding AraC family transcriptional regulator; the encoded protein is MTQQKYNEGVIDSVTEWIVANLDQRLSIDDIALKSGYSKWYLQKLFARYHNETLARYIRKKKLVQCINDLKASNVPIISLAVKYHFESQQSFTRSFKHVLGCTPLYCRKRQLDDETKQAMRESNDPCMLCRQAGFDATERAKDIVTPLARNDRFPPRIGCVMR